One Lysinibacillus fusiformis genomic window carries:
- a CDS encoding MerR family transcriptional regulator: MSREIRRTMPLLSMSIVMQLTELSARQIRYYEEHHLIEPHRTEGNRRMFSLNDVDTLLEVKDYLEQGMNMAKIKKIFAKKLDPVAAEEPDLSDKELRRIMREEMRQAQRMQKSSIRRGDLSRFY, encoded by the coding sequence ATGAGTCGTGAAATTAGACGAACTATGCCGTTATTATCCATGAGTATCGTGATGCAATTGACCGAGCTTTCGGCACGCCAAATTCGTTATTATGAAGAACACCATTTAATTGAGCCGCACCGAACAGAAGGCAATCGTCGTATGTTTTCATTAAATGATGTCGACACACTGCTAGAAGTAAAGGATTACTTGGAGCAGGGCATGAATATGGCGAAGATAAAAAAAATATTCGCTAAAAAGCTTGATCCTGTTGCAGCAGAAGAACCTGATTTAAGCGACAAAGAATTGCGTCGTATTATGCGCGAAGAAATGCGTCAAGCACAGCGCATGCAAAAATCATCCATCAGACGTGGGGATTTATCTCGATTCTATTAA
- the glnA gene encoding type I glutamate--ammonia ligase encodes MGKYTKEDIKRLIEEKNVSFIRLQFTDILGTIKNVEIPVSQLDKALDNKMMFDGSSIEGFVRIEESDMYLFPDLDSFVVFPWTSEKGKVARFICDVYTAKGEPFAGDPRNNLKRILKKMEDLGFTSFNLGPEPEFFLFKLDAKGEPTLEVNDHGGYFDLAPTDLGENCRRDIVLELEEMGFEIEASHHEVAPGQHEIDFKYANAITACDNIQTFKLVVKTIARKHGLHATFMPKPLFGEAGSGMHFNVSLFKGKENAFFDESTELGLSETAMQFMAGVLAHVQGFTAVTNPTVNSYKRLVPGYEAPCYVAWSAQNRSPLIRIPSARGLSTRVEVRSVDPAANPYLAMAVILEAGLEGIRQQLTPPAAINRNIYVMSEEERKANGIENLPPALDDALTLLAKDKIAQEALGEHIYANFKEAKEIEFDMYRTTVHQWERDQYLKMY; translated from the coding sequence GTGGGTAAATACACAAAAGAGGACATTAAGCGTCTAATCGAAGAAAAAAATGTAAGCTTTATTCGTTTACAATTTACGGATATTCTTGGCACAATCAAAAACGTTGAAATTCCTGTAAGCCAACTAGACAAAGCACTAGATAACAAAATGATGTTCGATGGCTCATCAATTGAAGGCTTCGTACGTATCGAAGAATCAGATATGTACTTATTTCCTGATTTAGATTCTTTCGTAGTGTTCCCTTGGACTTCTGAAAAAGGGAAAGTAGCACGTTTCATCTGTGACGTATACACTGCAAAAGGCGAACCATTTGCTGGTGACCCACGTAACAACTTAAAACGAATCCTAAAAAAAATGGAAGACTTAGGCTTCACAAGCTTCAACTTAGGACCTGAGCCAGAATTCTTCTTATTCAAATTAGATGCAAAAGGTGAACCAACATTAGAAGTTAATGATCACGGTGGTTACTTCGACTTAGCACCAACTGATTTAGGAGAAAATTGCCGTCGTGACATCGTATTAGAACTGGAAGAAATGGGCTTTGAAATCGAAGCGTCTCACCATGAGGTGGCGCCTGGACAACACGAAATTGACTTCAAATATGCTAATGCAATCACTGCTTGTGACAACATCCAAACATTCAAATTAGTTGTGAAAACAATTGCACGCAAACATGGCTTACATGCTACATTCATGCCAAAACCATTATTCGGTGAAGCGGGCTCTGGTATGCATTTCAACGTATCTTTATTTAAAGGTAAAGAAAATGCATTCTTCGATGAATCAACAGAGCTAGGTCTTTCTGAAACAGCTATGCAATTCATGGCAGGCGTTCTTGCGCATGTTCAAGGTTTCACAGCAGTAACAAACCCAACAGTTAACTCTTATAAACGACTTGTACCTGGTTATGAAGCGCCATGTTACGTAGCATGGTCAGCGCAAAACCGTTCACCACTTATCCGTATTCCATCTGCACGCGGACTTTCAACTCGTGTAGAAGTACGCTCAGTGGACCCAGCAGCAAACCCATATTTAGCAATGGCTGTTATTTTGGAAGCGGGCCTTGAAGGGATTCGCCAACAATTAACACCACCAGCTGCTATCAACCGTAACATCTATGTAATGAGTGAAGAAGAACGTAAGGCAAATGGTATTGAAAATTTACCACCAGCACTTGATGACGCTTTAACATTACTTGCTAAAGACAAAATTGCTCAAGAAGCGCTAGGTGAACATATCTATGCAAACTTCAAAGAAGCTAAAGAAATCGAGTTCGACATGTACCGCACAACCGTACACCAATGGGAACGCGATCAATATTTAAAAATGTACTAA